In the genome of Deinococcus sp. KSM4-11, one region contains:
- a CDS encoding iron-sulfur cluster assembly accessory protein produces the protein MTATSFPETNTGTPAPEISISEFGAQKALGILQNSGKENAGVRVFIKSGGCSGYQYGMAIDDRELEGDTIVYDRGVKLLVDHMSLPLLRGGEVDFVENMMGGGFTVHNPNATSSCGCGHSFRTDSSQAPDGEGSGGCASH, from the coding sequence ATGACGGCGACCTCCTTCCCCGAAACGAACACCGGCACTCCTGCTCCGGAGATCAGCATCAGCGAATTCGGCGCCCAGAAGGCCCTGGGCATCCTCCAGAACAGCGGCAAGGAAAACGCTGGCGTGCGCGTGTTCATCAAGAGCGGCGGCTGCAGTGGGTACCAGTACGGCATGGCCATTGACGACCGCGAACTGGAAGGGGACACCATCGTGTACGACCGCGGCGTGAAACTGCTGGTCGATCACATGAGCCTGCCCCTGCTGCGCGGCGGCGAAGTGGACTTCGTGGAGAACATGATGGGTGGCGGCTTCACCGTGCACAATCCAAATGCCACGTCCTCCTGCGGCTGTGGCCACTCCTTCCGCACAGACTCCTCGCAGGCGCCGGACGGCGAGGGCTCGGGCGGCTGCGCCAGCCACTGA
- a CDS encoding DMT family transporter gives MLILVTAIWGSTFAVVKTLGETMSAPGLVAWRFVIATLALAPVVWSRAARSRPASAVAAASGPPLWRDGLLLGAWLIASYGTQTIALQTTTANRAAFFTALNVVMVPVWLTIAQRRRLPLTLWLALPLAVLGLALLSWEGGALVIGDLWAVACAITYAGFIVVLERMAHRHAALPFTMAQLVAVSALGIVWLLLSGAPILPPAGSWGPLLYLGVAATAVTTLLQTVGQRRVSAAEASLIYALEPVTAMVFSFLLLGERVGARGALGGALVVVATLLSQRGVEGRPHVETPAPQAE, from the coding sequence ATGCTGATCCTGGTGACGGCCATCTGGGGCAGCACCTTCGCCGTCGTCAAGACGCTCGGCGAGACGATGAGCGCGCCGGGCCTGGTCGCGTGGCGCTTCGTGATCGCCACGCTGGCCCTCGCGCCGGTCGTGTGGAGCCGGGCGGCCCGGTCACGGCCCGCGTCGGCTGTGGCCGCAGCGTCAGGCCCGCCGCTGTGGCGGGACGGTCTGCTGCTGGGGGCGTGGCTGATCGCCAGTTACGGCACGCAGACCATCGCCCTGCAGACGACCACCGCGAACCGCGCCGCGTTCTTCACCGCCCTGAACGTCGTGATGGTGCCGGTGTGGCTCACCATCGCGCAGCGTCGCCGCCTGCCCCTGACGCTGTGGCTGGCGCTGCCCCTGGCCGTGCTGGGCCTCGCGCTGCTCTCCTGGGAGGGGGGCGCGCTGGTGATCGGCGACCTGTGGGCGGTGGCCTGCGCCATCACCTACGCGGGCTTCATCGTGGTGCTGGAACGCATGGCGCACCGGCACGCGGCGCTGCCCTTCACCATGGCGCAGCTCGTCGCGGTGAGCGCCCTGGGCATCGTGTGGCTGCTGCTCAGCGGAGCGCCGATCCTGCCGCCTGCGGGGAGCTGGGGGCCGCTGCTGTACCTGGGCGTGGCCGCCACCGCCGTCACCACCCTGCTCCAGACGGTCGGACAGCGGCGGGTCAGCGCGGCCGAGGCGAGCCTGATCTACGCGCTGGAACCCGTGACCGCCATGGTCTTCAGCTTCCTGCTGCTCGGAGAGCGTGTGGGGGCCAGAGGCGCGCTGGGCGGCGCGTTGGTGGTCGTCGCGACGCTGCTCAGCCAGCGCGGCGTCGAGGGCCGACCGCACGTGGAGACGCCCGCTCCACAGGCCGAGTAG
- a CDS encoding response regulator transcription factor: MIRVLLVDDHALFRQGLRSLLESEGMRVIGEAANGREALRYAADTHPDVILMDIQMPELDGVKATQSILEIDPQAKVIMITMYRQDRYVFEAVKAGARGYILKDADATTLLDAIKRVASGEALLDADMAQNVLDDFRDKREELPSEKHADLNERETMILKLLAQGFSNQDIALRLDISEKTVRNRLSEIFTKLQLNNRTQAALYAIREGIANLE; this comes from the coding sequence ATGATCCGCGTGCTGCTCGTCGATGACCATGCCCTCTTCCGCCAGGGCCTGCGCAGCCTGCTGGAGTCCGAGGGAATGCGGGTGATCGGTGAGGCTGCCAACGGCCGCGAGGCCCTGCGCTACGCCGCCGACACCCACCCGGACGTGATCCTGATGGACATCCAGATGCCGGAACTCGACGGTGTGAAGGCCACCCAGAGCATCCTGGAGATCGACCCACAGGCGAAGGTCATCATGATCACCATGTACCGCCAGGACCGCTACGTGTTCGAGGCCGTCAAGGCCGGAGCGCGCGGGTACATCCTGAAGGACGCCGACGCGACCACGCTGCTCGATGCGATCAAGCGCGTGGCGTCGGGCGAGGCGCTGCTCGACGCCGACATGGCCCAGAACGTCCTGGACGACTTCCGCGACAAGCGCGAGGAGCTGCCCAGCGAGAAGCACGCGGATCTGAACGAGCGCGAGACCATGATCCTCAAGCTGCTCGCGCAGGGCTTCTCGAACCAGGACATCGCGTTGCGCCTCGACATCAGCGAGAAGACCGTGCGCAACCGCCTCTCGGAGATCTTCACCAAGCTGCAGCTCAACAACCGCACGCAGGCGGCGCTGTATGCCATCCGCGAGGGCATCGCCAACCTTGAGTAG
- the moaD gene encoding molybdopterin converting factor subunit 1, with protein sequence MRVKVVFFARLKREMGVEQLELDVPEGADVRTVAAAVEQKHPVSLKGCMVAVNETYATPEQLVRPGDEVAFLPPVAGGSDADAGTHCEVTAEPLRLATADAYLVRPEYGAQAYFVGTVRSPNKGRIVESIEYEGYGPMAEKVMQGAAQAARDRHGELRIYLQHRVGRLAPGEASILIGVASPHRRAALEACDQIIEYLKVHVPVWKHEADEDGEHWVDGHTGHPTL encoded by the coding sequence ATGCGCGTGAAGGTCGTGTTTTTTGCCCGCCTGAAGCGGGAAATGGGTGTAGAGCAGCTCGAGCTGGATGTACCAGAGGGCGCGGATGTCCGCACCGTGGCGGCAGCGGTCGAGCAGAAGCATCCGGTAAGCCTGAAGGGCTGCATGGTCGCGGTCAACGAGACGTATGCCACGCCGGAACAGCTGGTACGGCCGGGCGACGAGGTGGCCTTCCTGCCGCCAGTGGCGGGAGGCAGCGACGCAGACGCGGGCACGCATTGCGAGGTGACCGCCGAGCCCCTGCGACTGGCGACCGCCGACGCCTATCTGGTGAGACCTGAATACGGAGCCCAGGCGTACTTTGTCGGCACCGTCCGCAGTCCGAACAAGGGCCGGATCGTGGAATCCATCGAATACGAGGGCTACGGCCCGATGGCCGAGAAGGTCATGCAGGGCGCGGCGCAGGCGGCCCGCGACCGTCATGGGGAATTGCGGATCTATCTGCAACATCGGGTGGGGAGACTGGCCCCTGGTGAGGCCAGCATCCTGATCGGCGTGGCCAGCCCCCACCGGCGCGCGGCCCTGGAAGCCTGCGATCAGATCATCGAGTACCTCAAGGTGCATGTCCCGGTGTGGAAACACGAGGCCGATGAGGACGGCGAGCACTGGGTGGATGGGCATACCGGTCACCCGACCCTCTAG
- a CDS encoding Rieske 2Fe-2S domain-containing protein, whose protein sequence is MTRYKKQDPELTRRKFINAAMGGAAAIGTLSLISTLGGAKPVFRLTPALAPPMEGDVLVHADPSRYGEPVKVSDLGLQLVRAWPQGKDKNGSPVIRDQDPTSVLAIFKYPAGQIQAPTNMEGTIDGQIVAYGDRCQHAGCNVGNNDQKPGLMNCPCHSGQYDPKLGGKVIGGPPPAPLAQLPIKLDGDKIVATGFFLSKPYGFNTEDDWTKYTAQVKELLS, encoded by the coding sequence ATGACCCGCTACAAGAAACAGGATCCTGAACTCACCCGCCGGAAATTCATCAACGCGGCCATGGGCGGCGCGGCAGCCATCGGCACCCTCAGCCTCATCAGCACGCTGGGCGGCGCCAAGCCCGTCTTCCGTCTCACGCCGGCCCTGGCGCCGCCCATGGAAGGCGACGTCCTGGTACACGCCGATCCCAGCCGTTACGGCGAGCCGGTGAAGGTGTCGGATCTGGGGCTGCAACTCGTGCGCGCGTGGCCGCAGGGCAAGGACAAGAACGGCAGCCCCGTGATCCGCGACCAGGATCCCACCAGCGTCCTGGCGATCTTCAAGTACCCCGCCGGGCAGATCCAGGCCCCCACCAACATGGAAGGCACCATCGACGGCCAGATCGTCGCGTACGGCGACCGCTGCCAGCATGCCGGGTGCAATGTGGGCAACAACGACCAGAAGCCGGGCCTGATGAACTGCCCCTGCCACTCCGGTCAGTACGATCCCAAACTGGGGGGCAAGGTCATCGGCGGCCCGCCGCCCGCGCCGCTGGCCCAGCTGCCCATCAAGCTGGATGGGGACAAGATCGTCGCCACAGGCTTCTTCCTGAGTAAGCCCTACGGCTTCAACACGGAAGACGACTGGACGAAATACACCGCGCAGGTGAAGGAGCTACTGTCATGA
- a CDS encoding serine hydrolase translates to MNGVEASFLADLRGRGFTGSVGLSVTTLDGTVRVALNADQVFPAASTIKVPLLLLALERAQAGQLDLTARVVMDASDRVTGAGVLHDLSGGLALTWQDVLTLMIIVSDNTATNLVIGQLEVNAVNAWLDAHGCGATRLVGKLQLPPEQRNEAQQRGERNRTTAREQTELLGRLVRGELLDAAHTALALDILSRQQHRDVIGRRVPVLDDGRPRYRLCSKSGELEGVHHDVGVLYTPAPLVVALLSEGGTDLREHPENRDVRLLADALWPLLAALGAT, encoded by the coding sequence GTGAACGGAGTCGAGGCGTCCTTTCTGGCCGACCTGCGGGGGCGTGGGTTCACGGGCAGCGTCGGGCTGAGCGTCACGACGCTCGACGGCACGGTGCGGGTCGCCCTGAACGCAGACCAGGTGTTCCCGGCGGCCAGCACCATCAAGGTGCCGCTGCTGCTGCTGGCGCTGGAGCGGGCCCAAGCTGGGCAACTCGACCTGACCGCGCGGGTGGTCATGGACGCCAGCGACCGTGTGACCGGAGCGGGCGTCCTGCACGACCTGTCGGGAGGTCTGGCGCTGACCTGGCAGGACGTGCTGACCCTGATGATCATCGTGAGCGACAACACCGCCACGAACCTCGTGATCGGGCAACTGGAGGTGAACGCCGTGAACGCCTGGCTGGACGCCCACGGCTGCGGCGCCACCCGGCTGGTCGGCAAGCTGCAGCTGCCGCCGGAGCAGCGCAACGAGGCGCAGCAGCGGGGGGAGCGCAACCGCACCACGGCCCGCGAGCAGACGGAGCTGTTGGGCCGGCTGGTCAGGGGCGAGCTGCTGGACGCCGCGCACACGGCCCTGGCCCTGGACATCCTGTCTCGCCAGCAGCACCGCGACGTGATCGGGCGGCGCGTCCCTGTGCTGGACGATGGCCGCCCACGCTACCGGCTGTGCAGCAAGAGCGGTGAACTGGAGGGCGTCCACCACGACGTCGGGGTGCTGTACACGCCTGCGCCGCTGGTCGTGGCCCTGCTGTCCGAGGGCGGCACGGACCTGCGCGAGCACCCGGAGAACCGGGATGTGAGGTTGCTGGCCGACGCACTGTGGCCCCTGCTGGCGGCGCTGGGCGCGACCTGA
- a CDS encoding cytochrome c: MERNDAVMPWVAIVSAAIMWILLLFLFNKETAPKPVVVDPTVVANISKEWPTVGKATFASAGCVGCHGAQGQGVVGPRLAGDAKILKDPAYVYTIVTNGKGGMPAFGGKLKDNEIYAVANYVLHSWGNSIPEPLTPATVAAGQSKIDPAVLKNRSRFVPEDLKLPEIFLATFTMVLLTYGIIGLYSVWAEGLELHPGIHKVRSTPLAVLGMVVTLALTVLFSVLFERQMVTDYAGWAAKEPVMPNVTAEGFYAAMIVLTLAAAIALYKKFFMDGEVLVEDASGEFPW; this comes from the coding sequence GTGGAAAGAAACGACGCTGTCATGCCGTGGGTCGCCATCGTGAGCGCGGCCATTATGTGGATCCTGCTGCTGTTCCTGTTCAACAAGGAGACCGCGCCCAAACCGGTGGTCGTCGACCCCACGGTCGTGGCGAACATCAGCAAGGAGTGGCCGACCGTGGGCAAGGCGACCTTCGCGTCGGCCGGCTGCGTCGGCTGTCACGGCGCGCAGGGGCAGGGTGTGGTCGGGCCGCGCCTGGCGGGCGACGCGAAGATCCTCAAGGATCCCGCCTACGTTTACACCATCGTGACGAACGGCAAGGGCGGCATGCCGGCCTTCGGCGGCAAGCTCAAGGACAACGAGATCTACGCCGTCGCGAACTACGTCCTGCACTCGTGGGGCAACAGCATTCCCGAGCCCCTGACGCCCGCCACCGTCGCTGCCGGCCAGAGCAAGATCGATCCGGCCGTGCTGAAAAACCGCAGCCGCTTCGTGCCCGAGGATCTGAAGCTCCCCGAGATCTTCCTGGCGACCTTCACCATGGTGCTGCTCACCTACGGCATCATCGGCCTGTACTCGGTGTGGGCCGAGGGCCTGGAACTGCACCCCGGCATTCACAAGGTGCGTTCGACGCCGCTCGCGGTGCTGGGCATGGTGGTCACGCTGGCCCTGACGGTGCTGTTCAGCGTGCTGTTCGAACGCCAGATGGTCACCGATTACGCCGGCTGGGCCGCCAAAGAACCGGTCATGCCGAACGTGACCGCCGAGGGCTTCTACGCCGCCATGATCGTGCTCACGCTGGCCGCCGCGATCGCGCTGTACAAGAAGTTCTTCATGGACGGCGAGGTGCTGGTCGAGGACGCCAGCGGCGAATTCCCCTGGTAA
- a CDS encoding DdrH translates to MTNPATNNPYAEWFEKLRAEYGEQLGQMPLPDGLPEHLRSLIRSGDEDAIQFMLKLAWQFGAQVGYAAGARQNEEQASAFRPSRGVQA, encoded by the coding sequence ATGACGAATCCCGCGACGAACAACCCGTACGCCGAGTGGTTCGAGAAGCTCCGCGCGGAGTACGGCGAGCAGCTCGGCCAGATGCCTCTCCCCGACGGCCTCCCCGAACACCTGCGCTCCCTGATCCGCAGCGGGGACGAGGATGCTATCCAGTTCATGCTGAAACTCGCGTGGCAGTTTGGTGCCCAGGTCGGCTACGCCGCCGGCGCCCGCCAGAACGAGGAGCAGGCCAGCGCGTTCCGGCCCAGCCGGGGCGTCCAGGCCTGA
- a CDS encoding cytochrome bc complex cytochrome b subunit produces MNQWLDERLHISRLNDKFLRKAFPVHHSFFLGEITLFSLIVLIITGILLALSYEPSNSLVVNSFDPGTADKVNYIPAAYHSALKINAMPFGDMLRRVHHWMANIMVAAAVIHMMRIYFTGAFKKPREINWWIGMLLLIFAALTAVTGYILPYDNYAYQTVGVVYAITKSVPWVGDWASQAAFAGQFPGAGIIPRIYGYHIMLLPGILLALTGAHLLIMIKQKHTQPQYAKRLAYKKIVGVPLLTQQTPIMLLLALLFTGIVLLFAAFIPVHPVEVFGAPSSTPIPNIKPDWYLLWVFGALAIIPSFDFQILGGTIGAEFVGAMVFPGIVIGLMFAVPMLDISKENNYYAENPTDHPVRLAAGTAFMAFMLTLSLAGYKPDLIQGGVLTTANANAVLWILVFVVPALTYFATVGIVRLIRALREADERDAAAHSAQLSHSAADD; encoded by the coding sequence ATGAACCAGTGGTTGGACGAGCGTCTGCACATCTCCCGCCTGAACGACAAGTTCCTGCGCAAAGCCTTCCCCGTGCATCACTCCTTCTTCCTAGGAGAGATCACGCTGTTCAGCTTGATCGTCCTGATCATCACCGGCATCCTGCTGGCGCTGTCGTACGAGCCGAGCAACTCACTGGTGGTGAATTCCTTCGATCCGGGTACGGCCGACAAGGTGAATTACATTCCGGCGGCGTATCACTCCGCTCTGAAGATCAACGCGATGCCCTTCGGCGACATGCTGCGCCGCGTCCACCACTGGATGGCCAACATCATGGTCGCGGCCGCCGTGATTCACATGATGCGCATCTACTTCACGGGCGCGTTCAAGAAGCCCCGCGAGATCAACTGGTGGATTGGCATGCTGCTGCTGATCTTCGCCGCGTTGACCGCCGTGACCGGCTACATCCTGCCGTACGACAACTACGCGTACCAGACGGTCGGCGTGGTGTACGCCATCACCAAGTCCGTGCCCTGGGTGGGCGACTGGGCATCGCAGGCGGCCTTCGCCGGGCAGTTCCCTGGTGCCGGGATCATTCCGCGGATCTACGGCTACCACATCATGCTGCTGCCGGGCATCCTGCTGGCCCTGACTGGCGCGCACCTGCTGATCATGATCAAGCAGAAGCACACGCAGCCGCAGTACGCCAAGCGCCTCGCGTACAAGAAGATCGTGGGCGTGCCGCTGCTGACCCAGCAGACGCCGATCATGCTGCTACTGGCGCTGCTGTTCACGGGTATCGTGCTGCTCTTCGCGGCCTTCATTCCGGTTCACCCGGTCGAGGTCTTCGGCGCGCCCAGTTCCACCCCGATCCCGAACATCAAGCCCGACTGGTACCTGCTGTGGGTGTTCGGCGCGCTGGCGATCATTCCCAGCTTCGACTTCCAGATCCTGGGCGGCACCATCGGCGCCGAGTTCGTGGGGGCCATGGTCTTCCCGGGCATCGTGATCGGCCTGATGTTCGCTGTGCCGATGCTGGACATCAGCAAGGAGAACAACTACTACGCCGAGAACCCCACGGATCATCCGGTGCGGCTGGCGGCAGGCACGGCCTTCATGGCGTTCATGCTGACGCTCTCACTGGCCGGGTACAAGCCGGATCTGATTCAGGGCGGCGTCCTGACCACCGCAAACGCGAACGCCGTGCTCTGGATCTTGGTGTTCGTGGTGCCGGCCCTCACCTACTTCGCCACCGTCGGTATCGTCCGGTTGATCCGCGCCCTGCGTGAAGCCGACGAACGCGACGCGGCCGCGCATTCGGCCCAGCTCAGCCACTCGGCGGCCGACGACTGA
- a CDS encoding PrsW family intramembrane metalloprotease: MLLPLLVSFTLTFAWLWFFVRRDRHPEPAWLLARTFGWGMFAWLVAAALEASLGRLLNSTLPLALLLVALLTALVEEGSKFLAASTAISEASFDEPMDGLVYAVTAALGFALMENLTYSLGFGARAATWHAVVTTLAHALFSAPQGYALGGLHWQRGRSWVVQGVVLSVTLHFVFNSILGSAAGWPLLLALGLVVALMIVLAGRYYLTFEAFARQIGDPRQGSHPPPPEQQNPVDRPG; the protein is encoded by the coding sequence GTGCTGCTGCCACTGCTCGTCTCGTTCACGCTGACCTTCGCGTGGCTGTGGTTTTTCGTGCGGCGCGACCGGCATCCCGAGCCCGCGTGGCTGCTGGCCCGCACCTTCGGCTGGGGCATGTTCGCGTGGCTGGTCGCCGCCGCCCTGGAAGCCAGCCTGGGCCGCCTCCTGAACTCCACCCTGCCGCTCGCGCTGCTGCTGGTCGCGCTGCTCACGGCGCTGGTCGAGGAAGGCAGCAAGTTCCTGGCGGCCAGCACCGCCATTTCCGAGGCGTCCTTCGATGAACCCATGGACGGACTGGTCTACGCCGTGACGGCCGCACTGGGGTTCGCCCTCATGGAGAATCTGACCTACTCGCTGGGGTTCGGCGCGCGTGCGGCGACCTGGCATGCGGTGGTGACCACACTCGCACACGCGCTGTTCAGTGCTCCACAGGGGTACGCGCTGGGCGGGCTGCACTGGCAGCGGGGGCGGTCGTGGGTGGTGCAGGGCGTGGTACTGAGCGTCACCCTGCACTTCGTGTTCAACAGCATCCTGGGCAGCGCGGCGGGCTGGCCGCTGCTGCTCGCCCTGGGACTGGTGGTCGCCCTGATGATCGTGCTGGCCGGACGGTACTACCTGACCTTCGAGGCCTTCGCCCGGCAGATCGGTGACCCACGCCAGGGCAGCCACCCGCCACCGCCCGAGCAGCAGAACCCTGTCGACCGGCCCGGTTGA
- the ruvC gene encoding crossover junction endodeoxyribonuclease RuvC, producing the protein MIVLGIDPGLANLGLGLVEGDIRRARHLYHVCLTTESAWVMPRRLQYIHEEVSRLLAEYRPDAVAIEDQILRKQADVAFKVGQAFGVVQLACAQAGVPIHAYGPMQVKKSLVGTGRAEKEQVIYMVKASLGVRELFNNHAADALALALTHLAHAPLQARAAQLVT; encoded by the coding sequence ATGATCGTGCTTGGCATCGACCCTGGACTCGCGAACCTCGGCCTCGGCCTGGTCGAGGGCGACATCCGCCGGGCCCGGCACCTGTACCACGTCTGTCTGACCACCGAGAGCGCGTGGGTCATGCCCCGTCGCCTGCAGTACATCCACGAGGAAGTCAGCCGCCTGCTTGCCGAGTACCGTCCAGACGCCGTCGCCATTGAGGATCAGATCCTGCGCAAGCAGGCCGACGTGGCCTTCAAGGTCGGGCAGGCCTTCGGGGTGGTGCAGCTCGCGTGTGCACAGGCCGGCGTGCCCATCCACGCCTACGGTCCCATGCAGGTCAAGAAGTCGCTGGTCGGCACGGGCCGCGCCGAGAAGGAGCAGGTGATCTACATGGTCAAGGCTTCGCTGGGTGTGCGGGAACTCTTCAACAACCACGCTGCCGACGCCCTGGCCCTGGCCCTCACGCACCTCGCGCACGCACCCCTGCAGGCCCGCGCCGCGCAGCTGGTGACCTGA